The Rissa tridactyla isolate bRisTri1 chromosome 6, bRisTri1.patW.cur.20221130, whole genome shotgun sequence genome includes a region encoding these proteins:
- the INA gene encoding alpha-internexin encodes MSYSAEPAALAASYRHLFAETPRRSEGAAGRWARPGAEPGPGRASEKEQLQGLNERFAGYIERVRALEERNRGLAAELAALRQRSAEPRRLGQLLGGELRALRARLEEAHGERAQAALERARLAEETQRLRARCEEEARGRAEAEQALRSRQQAAEGAARARADLERRAAALREELAALRSAHAEQLAQLGAALRAAAPPAPAPAGRPDLAAALRELRAQYEALAARNLQAAEDWYRARCARLHERAARSQEAVRASRREAGECRRQLQARLAEMESLRGAHQSLERQLQELEERHSAEAAGLQDTIGQLEDDLRNTKNEMARHLREYQDLLNVKMALDIEIAAYRKLLEGEETLFNTGSVGLSAPNPLPNPTYSFQPRGFSSSTLSFREEEQGEVITVTSKISTSRAEVIEGTITSAKKRGRLNLHEGILGNAKM; translated from the exons ATGAGCTACAGCGCGGAGCCGGCGGCGCTGGCCGCCTCCTACCGCCACCTCTTCGCCGAGACCCCGCGGCGCtccgagggggcggcggggcgttGGGCGCGCccgggcgcggagccggggccggggcgggccagcgagaaggagcagctgcagggcctCAACGAGCGCTTCGCCGGCTACATCGAGCGGGTGCGGGCGCTGGAGGAGCGGAACCGGGGGCTGGCGGCGGAGCTGGCGGCGCTGCGGCAGCGCTCGGCCGAGCCGCGCCGACTGGGCCAGCTGCTGGGCGGGGAGCTGCGGGCCCTGCGCGCCCGCCTGGAAGAGGCGCACGGAGAACGGGCGCAGGCGGCGCTGGAGCGGGCGCGCCTGGCCGAGGAGACGCAGCGTCTGCGGGCGCGCTGCGAGGAggaggcgcggggccgggccgaggcGGAGCAGGCGCTGCGGTCCCGGCAGCAAGCGGCCGAGGGGGCCGCCCGCGCCCGGGCCGACCtggagcggcgggcggcggcgctgcgggagGAGCTCGCGGCGCTGCGCAGCGCCCACGCCGAACAGCTGGCGCAGCTGGGGGCCGCGCTccgcgccgccgctcccccggccccggcccccgcggggcgCCCCGACCTGGCGGCGGCGTTGCGGGAGCTCCGCGCCCAGTACGAGGCGCTGGCGGCCCGCAACCTGCAGGCGGCCGAGGACTGGTATCGCGCCCGCTGCGCCCGCCTCCACGAACGGGCGGCCCGCAGCCAGGAGGCCGTCCGCGCAAGCCGCCGGGAGGCCGGCGAGTGCCGCCGGCAGCTGCAGGCCCGGCTGGCGGAGATGGAGAGCCTGCGCGGCGCCCATCAGTCCCTGGAgaggcagctgcaggagctggaggagcggCACAGCGCCGAGGCCGCCGGCCTGCAG GACACCAttgggcagctggaggatgaCCTGCGAAACACCAAAAACGAGATGGCTCGACACTTGAGGGAGTACCAAGACCTGCTTAATGTCAAGATGGCACTTGATATTGAGATAGCTGCCTACAG gaagctgctggagggagaggagactCTCTTCAACACAGGAAGCGTCGGCCTTTCAGCTCCCAatcccctccccaaccccactTACTCCTTCCAGCCAAGAGGCTTTAGTTCCTCTACTCTGTCCTTCAGGGAGGAAGAGCAAGGAGAGGTTATTACAGTGACCTCTAAAATATCAACCAGCCGGGCTGAGGTGATTGAGGGGACCATAACCTCTGCCAAGAAAAGAGGGAGATTGAACCTGCATGAAGGAATCCTTGGGAATGCAAAAATGTAA